From a single Micromonospora carbonacea genomic region:
- a CDS encoding PspA/IM30 family protein: MANPFVKGWKYLMALFGARIDEHADPKVQIQQAIEEAQRQHQALVQQAAAVIGNQRQLEMKLSRQMTEVERLQGNARQALVLADQARARGDEAEAGKYEQTAQVLATQLVSAEQATEDLKTLHDQALGAAAQARRAVENNSMILQQKLAERTKLLSQLEQAKMQESVAQSLESMSSLTASGSTPSLDAVRDRIEQRYATAMGRAELAGNSVEGRMLEIQKASLDSAGSSRLEQIRASMAGEQLAGRQDRPAVGQQGQTAPATPAVDPAAAARLDQLRASMGQDRGTGDTSAAG, from the coding sequence ATGGCGAACCCGTTCGTCAAGGGCTGGAAATACCTGATGGCGCTCTTCGGTGCCCGGATCGACGAACACGCCGACCCCAAGGTGCAGATCCAGCAGGCGATCGAGGAGGCGCAGCGCCAGCACCAGGCGCTGGTGCAGCAGGCGGCGGCGGTGATCGGCAACCAGCGGCAGCTGGAGATGAAGCTGTCCCGCCAGATGACCGAGGTCGAGCGGCTCCAGGGCAACGCCCGGCAGGCCCTGGTCCTCGCCGACCAGGCCCGGGCCCGCGGCGACGAGGCGGAGGCCGGGAAATACGAGCAGACCGCCCAGGTGCTCGCCACCCAGCTCGTCTCCGCCGAGCAGGCCACCGAGGACCTGAAGACCCTGCACGACCAGGCGCTCGGCGCCGCCGCGCAGGCCCGCCGGGCGGTGGAGAACAACTCGATGATCCTCCAGCAGAAGCTGGCCGAGCGCACCAAGCTGCTCAGCCAGCTCGAACAGGCCAAGATGCAGGAGAGCGTGGCCCAGTCGCTGGAGTCGATGTCGTCGCTCACCGCGTCCGGCAGCACCCCGTCGCTGGACGCGGTGCGGGACCGCATCGAGCAGCGCTACGCCACCGCGATGGGCCGCGCCGAGCTGGCCGGCAACTCCGTCGAGGGCCGCATGCTGGAGATCCAGAAGGCGTCCCTCGACTCGGCCGGCTCGTCCCGGCTGGAGCAGATCCGCGCCAGCATGGCCGGCGAGCAGCTCGCCGGCCGGCAGGACCGCCCGGCCGTGGGGCAGCAGGGCCAGACCGCGCCCGCCACTCCGGCCGTCGACCCGGCCGCCGCGGCCCGGCTCGACCAGCTCCGGGCCAGCATGGGGCAGGACCGCGGCACCGGCGACACCAGCGCCGCCGGCTGA
- a CDS encoding helix-turn-helix domain-containing protein, with protein MVLLRRVIGDALRARRQGQHRTLREVSSAANVSLGYLSEIERGQKEPSSELLAAICDALGARLSELLREVSDTVALAEQLPGVLVPVQDEPAEPVESPVGRAPVRKSTGRGVRQVTTGGPVAVAVHQDSPLKATLRTRVRPAERDRDVVCAA; from the coding sequence ATGGTCCTGCTACGCCGGGTGATCGGTGACGCACTGCGGGCGCGCCGGCAGGGGCAGCACCGCACCCTGCGCGAGGTCTCCTCCGCGGCCAACGTCAGCCTGGGCTACCTCTCCGAGATCGAGCGCGGCCAGAAGGAGCCGTCCAGCGAGCTGCTGGCCGCCATCTGCGACGCCCTCGGCGCCCGCCTCTCCGAGCTGCTGCGCGAGGTCAGCGACACGGTGGCGCTCGCCGAGCAGCTTCCCGGGGTGCTGGTGCCGGTGCAGGACGAGCCGGCCGAGCCCGTCGAGTCCCCGGTGGGCCGCGCCCCGGTGCGCAAGTCGACCGGCCGGGGGGTCCGGCAGGTCACCACCGGCGGCCCGGTGGCCGTGGCGGTGCACCAGGACTCCCCGCTGAAGGCGACCCTGCGCACGCGGGTGCGCCCCGCCGAGCGCGACCGCGACGTCGTCTGCGCCGCCTGA
- the pspM gene encoding phage shock envelope stress response protein PspM has translation MADERARYFRQLRRLRRSARRWSVLGGGLTGAAAVLTPYAGLGLPDAAWAGAAGSAVALAVWRWIDLRALAASPAPPALDPAEAAARSRARLVAAVERLPAGQGVVAEVRRARSRLALRGTSVAQPWARLDRAALTLGGMAGRLTGLAEPAVSEAAAADRSLRELAGRVASVERALRLAPADARAPLAEAHRELSAQLESGVAAYERLVVAAAGYLAEDARSDAGHLGGRAAGEQAAASRLAEATDLLHGVASALAELRTVGEPLRTVGDPLRAPTH, from the coding sequence GTGGCAGACGAGCGAGCACGATACTTCCGCCAGCTCCGCAGGCTGCGGCGGTCCGCCCGCCGGTGGAGCGTGCTGGGCGGCGGGCTGACCGGGGCGGCGGCGGTGCTCACCCCGTACGCGGGGCTGGGTCTGCCCGACGCGGCGTGGGCCGGCGCGGCCGGCAGCGCGGTGGCCCTGGCCGTCTGGCGGTGGATCGACCTGCGGGCCCTCGCGGCGAGCCCCGCGCCCCCGGCCCTCGACCCGGCCGAGGCCGCGGCCCGGTCCCGGGCCCGGCTCGTCGCCGCCGTGGAGCGGCTGCCCGCCGGGCAGGGGGTGGTGGCGGAGGTGCGCCGCGCCCGGTCCCGGCTGGCCCTGCGGGGCACCAGCGTGGCGCAGCCGTGGGCCCGGCTGGACCGGGCGGCGCTCACCCTCGGCGGGATGGCCGGCCGGCTGACCGGCCTGGCCGAGCCGGCGGTGTCCGAGGCCGCCGCCGCCGACCGGTCGCTGCGCGAGCTGGCCGGGCGGGTGGCCAGCGTCGAGCGGGCCCTGCGGCTCGCCCCCGCCGACGCCCGCGCCCCCCTCGCCGAGGCCCACCGCGAGCTGTCCGCGCAGCTGGAGAGCGGGGTGGCGGCGTACGAGCGGCTGGTGGTGGCCGCCGCCGGCTACCTCGCCGAGGACGCCCGCTCCGACGCCGGTCACCTCGGCGGCCGGGCCGCCGGCGAGCAGGCCGCCGCGTCCCGGCTCGCCGAGGCGACGGACCTGCTGCACGGGGTGGCGTCGGCGCTGGCCGAGCTGCGGACCGTCGGCGAGCCCCTGCGCACCGTCGGCGACCCGTTGCGCGCCCCCACCCACTGA
- a CDS encoding multicopper oxidase domain-containing protein, whose translation MRPPRGGGGRHATTDPGRAIVLFRRLRSNFVDRPPRTGAEPGPTVPAARTAEATEPDVAEAEEIAPASLDPAAVPRCFGPVPNFAASPLPVPVAAPDERGGVTAGTGLRKFVDALPRPGEGGRTELGGWLPVAVPDTITWPGCDYYEIGLQEYAQRLHRDLPATRLRGYRQLNLGTDGTGHNTVAPPDRPYLCGPVIVARRGRPVRIKFINQLPTGRAGELFLPVDATLDGAGPGPLDGPAPYPQNRAVPHLYGGQTGWISAGSPWQWVTPAGEITPYPTGVGLTHVPDMPPPGPGATTLYYPNEQSGRLMWLHDNTLGLSRLTVCSGQLAVYLLTDEAEEGLVADGVLPAEQLPLVVTDRTFVPDDTQLAGQDPTWDRDRWGARGSLWHPHVYQPRQHPSRPSGTNPTGRWDYGPWTRPAPPAGAPPGRPGPDDAPPGATGGPVPNPHHDPVADPDEPPLAPGVPHPSAVPEAYGDTPLVNGVAYPYLTVAPKAYRFRILNACADRSLNLQLYRARSDGPMWDADGGLLDADAGEVPMVEATRAPGRPPHWPVDGRDGGAPDPAAAGPAMIQVGNECGLLPAPAVLPNRPVGYRYDRQDPTVLNVDGHTLLLAPGERADVVVDFSAVPPGAVLILYNDCPAPLPRFDPRNDHHTGAPDRTAVGGVPGTLPGYGPNTRTLLQFRVAGEPAEPYDVDRLAGRLPAAYAASQRPPIVPQPAYDRAFGTRTARETVVTAHAIAVSFTPVGAAAPVTLPLTVKAVQHVFDPAYGRVAGRLGVAHPHAGPLGPATLPLGPVDPATETLVIADPTVQVGAPADGTQLWRIVGNTPQTHPVHVGGCDVQLVNRVGWDGAVRPPEPNELGWKETVRVNPREDVIVALRPVAPALPFKIGDSVRLLDPTRPAGVRIGSTAVSPVDGRPAAVVNQLVNLGWEYRWHSQLAGHRDQGMSRPLVLRVAPLAPTGLTATPVPGSATVLPAIALTWTGNGSRPPASSHLLQRATDVAFTEGVTAITVAAAATRYTDSTVTPGVTYHYRIRAENEVSCSAWSNGVPASVRLAAPSGLAAVIPPAAPLRVALRWANRSFATGVDVQRATNPTFTSGPATTAIGVQEQHVDAVVAPETTYYYRVRTTYLGVASPWSTVAAVTSPPRPAPPTGLTAVAGAPGPDTATVTLTWAADPPGGPGAGFLVQRAVDPAFEREVAAFTVHGRAFVNTGLARGVTYHYRVRAGNVVGSSPFTPAVAVTTPG comes from the coding sequence GCGCCGGCCAGCCTCGACCCGGCCGCCGTCCCGCGCTGCTTCGGCCCGGTGCCCAACTTCGCCGCCAGCCCGCTGCCGGTGCCGGTCGCCGCGCCGGACGAACGCGGCGGGGTCACCGCCGGCACGGGCCTGCGCAAGTTCGTCGACGCGCTGCCCCGCCCCGGCGAGGGGGGCCGCACCGAACTGGGCGGGTGGCTGCCGGTCGCCGTGCCGGACACCATCACCTGGCCGGGCTGCGACTACTACGAGATCGGCCTCCAGGAGTACGCGCAGCGCCTGCACCGCGACCTGCCCGCCACCCGGCTGCGCGGCTACCGGCAGCTCAACCTCGGCACCGACGGCACCGGGCACAACACGGTGGCCCCGCCCGACCGGCCGTACCTGTGCGGTCCGGTGATCGTGGCCCGGCGCGGCCGGCCGGTGCGGATCAAGTTCATCAACCAGTTGCCCACCGGCCGGGCCGGGGAGCTGTTCCTGCCCGTCGACGCGACGCTCGACGGGGCCGGGCCGGGCCCGCTCGACGGTCCGGCGCCCTACCCGCAGAACCGGGCGGTGCCGCACCTGTACGGCGGGCAGACCGGCTGGATCAGCGCCGGCAGCCCGTGGCAGTGGGTGACGCCGGCCGGGGAGATCACCCCGTACCCGACGGGGGTGGGGTTGACCCACGTGCCGGACATGCCGCCGCCCGGCCCGGGGGCGACCACGCTCTACTACCCCAACGAGCAGAGCGGCCGGCTCATGTGGCTGCACGACAACACCCTCGGCCTGTCCCGGCTCACCGTCTGCTCCGGCCAGCTCGCCGTCTACCTGCTCACCGACGAGGCCGAGGAGGGCCTCGTCGCCGACGGGGTGCTCCCCGCCGAGCAGCTCCCGCTGGTGGTCACCGACCGCACGTTCGTGCCCGACGACACGCAGCTCGCCGGCCAGGACCCGACGTGGGACCGGGACCGCTGGGGGGCCCGGGGCAGCCTCTGGCACCCGCACGTCTACCAGCCCCGGCAGCACCCGTCCCGCCCGTCGGGGACGAACCCGACCGGCCGCTGGGACTACGGCCCGTGGACCCGTCCCGCGCCGCCGGCCGGCGCGCCACCGGGCCGGCCGGGACCGGACGACGCGCCACCGGGGGCCACGGGCGGGCCCGTGCCGAACCCGCACCACGATCCCGTCGCCGACCCCGACGAGCCGCCGCTGGCCCCGGGCGTGCCGCACCCGTCGGCGGTGCCCGAGGCGTACGGGGACACCCCGCTGGTCAACGGCGTCGCGTACCCGTACCTGACGGTCGCGCCGAAGGCGTACCGGTTCCGGATCCTCAACGCCTGCGCGGACCGCTCCCTCAACCTCCAGCTCTACCGGGCCCGCTCCGACGGCCCGATGTGGGACGCGGACGGCGGGCTGCTCGACGCCGACGCGGGCGAGGTGCCGATGGTGGAGGCCACCCGCGCGCCCGGCCGCCCGCCGCACTGGCCCGTCGACGGGCGCGACGGCGGGGCGCCCGACCCGGCCGCCGCCGGGCCGGCGATGATCCAGGTCGGCAACGAGTGCGGCCTGCTGCCGGCCCCGGCGGTGCTGCCGAACCGGCCGGTCGGCTACCGGTACGACCGGCAGGACCCGACGGTGCTCAACGTCGACGGGCACACCCTGCTGCTCGCCCCCGGGGAGCGGGCCGACGTCGTCGTCGACTTCTCGGCCGTCCCGCCCGGGGCCGTCCTGATCCTCTACAACGACTGCCCGGCCCCGCTGCCCCGCTTCGACCCCCGCAACGACCACCACACGGGCGCCCCGGACCGCACCGCCGTGGGCGGCGTCCCCGGCACCCTGCCCGGGTACGGGCCGAACACCCGCACCCTGCTCCAGTTCCGGGTGGCCGGCGAGCCGGCCGAGCCGTACGACGTGGACCGGCTGGCCGGGCGGCTGCCCGCCGCGTACGCCGCGAGCCAGCGCCCGCCGATCGTGCCGCAGCCGGCGTACGACCGCGCGTTCGGCACCCGCACGGCCCGGGAGACGGTCGTCACGGCGCACGCCATCGCGGTCAGCTTCACCCCGGTCGGCGCCGCCGCGCCGGTGACGCTGCCGCTGACGGTCAAGGCGGTGCAGCACGTCTTCGACCCGGCGTACGGGCGGGTCGCCGGCCGGCTCGGGGTGGCCCACCCGCACGCCGGGCCGCTGGGCCCGGCCACCCTGCCGCTCGGGCCGGTCGACCCGGCCACCGAGACGCTGGTGATCGCCGACCCGACGGTGCAGGTCGGCGCGCCCGCCGACGGCACCCAGCTCTGGCGGATCGTCGGCAACACCCCGCAGACCCACCCGGTGCACGTGGGCGGCTGCGACGTGCAGCTGGTCAACCGGGTCGGCTGGGACGGGGCGGTCCGCCCGCCCGAGCCCAACGAGCTGGGCTGGAAGGAGACGGTGCGGGTCAACCCCCGCGAGGACGTGATCGTGGCGCTGCGGCCGGTCGCCCCCGCCCTCCCGTTCAAGATCGGCGACAGCGTACGGCTGCTCGACCCGACCCGCCCGGCCGGCGTCCGGATCGGCTCCACGGCGGTCAGCCCCGTCGACGGGCGGCCGGCGGCGGTGGTCAACCAGCTGGTCAACCTGGGCTGGGAGTACCGCTGGCACAGCCAGCTCGCCGGCCACCGCGACCAGGGCATGAGCCGCCCGCTGGTGCTGCGGGTCGCCCCGCTCGCCCCGACCGGGCTGACCGCCACGCCGGTGCCCGGCTCGGCGACCGTGCTGCCGGCGATCGCGCTGACCTGGACCGGCAACGGCAGCCGCCCCCCGGCCAGCAGCCACCTGCTCCAGCGGGCCACCGACGTCGCGTTCACCGAGGGGGTCACCGCGATCACCGTGGCCGCCGCCGCGACCCGGTACACCGACTCCACGGTCACCCCCGGCGTGACCTACCACTACCGGATCCGGGCGGAGAACGAGGTGAGCTGCTCGGCCTGGTCCAACGGCGTGCCGGCCTCGGTGCGCCTCGCCGCGCCGAGCGGGCTGGCCGCGGTGATCCCGCCGGCCGCGCCGCTGCGGGTGGCGCTGCGCTGGGCGAACCGCTCCTTCGCCACCGGCGTCGACGTGCAGCGGGCCACCAACCCGACGTTCACCAGCGGCCCCGCCACCACGGCCATCGGGGTGCAGGAGCAGCACGTCGACGCCGTCGTGGCCCCGGAGACCACCTACTACTACCGGGTGCGCACCACCTACCTGGGGGTCGCCTCGCCGTGGTCGACGGTCGCCGCCGTCACCAGCCCGCCCCGGCCGGCCCCGCCGACCGGGCTGACCGCCGTCGCGGGCGCCCCCGGCCCGGACACCGCGACGGTGACCCTGACCTGGGCGGCGGACCCGCCGGGCGGGCCGGGGGCCGGCTTCCTGGTGCAGCGGGCGGTCGACCCGGCGTTCGAGCGCGAGGTCGCCGCGTTCACGGTGCACGGGCGGGCGTTCGTCAACACGGGCCTGGCCCGGGGCGTGACCTACCACTACCGGGTGCGGGCCGGCAACGTCGTCGGCAGTTCCCCGTTCACCCCGGCGGTCGCCGTCACCACGCCCGGGTGA